A region of Streptomyces paludis DNA encodes the following proteins:
- a CDS encoding ABC transporter substrate-binding protein: protein MRTYRTLTAALVSAGALLAVTGCGAADMTKQASPYANAGGAKTVTLSVQSWVGAQANVAVAAYLLEHELGYRVDTVQVDEVPAWDALSQGRVDAILEDWGHPDQEQRYVKDKKTIAPGGDLGVTGHIGWYVPTYFAEKHPDITDWRNLNKYAGQMRTPESGGKGQLLDGSPSYVTNDKALVANLDLDYQVVFSGSEAAQITQIKQFAKERKPFLTYWYTPQWLFEKVPMTEVKLPAYKEGCDADPEKVACAYPHTPLQKYLNADFAKGGGRAAELLKNFHWTTEEQNEVAMMIADQKLSPEKAAEKWVKAHGATWKKWLGE, encoded by the coding sequence ATGCGTACGTACCGCACACTGACCGCCGCCCTCGTCTCGGCGGGCGCGCTGCTCGCCGTCACGGGCTGCGGCGCGGCCGACATGACCAAGCAGGCGTCCCCGTACGCCAACGCGGGCGGCGCGAAGACCGTCACCCTCTCCGTACAGTCGTGGGTCGGTGCCCAGGCCAACGTCGCGGTCGCGGCGTATCTGCTGGAACACGAACTCGGCTACCGCGTCGACACCGTCCAGGTCGACGAGGTCCCCGCGTGGGACGCGCTCAGCCAGGGCCGGGTCGACGCCATCCTGGAGGACTGGGGCCACCCGGACCAGGAGCAGCGCTACGTCAAGGACAAGAAGACGATCGCGCCCGGCGGCGACCTCGGGGTGACGGGCCACATCGGCTGGTACGTCCCCACGTACTTCGCCGAGAAGCACCCGGACATCACCGACTGGCGCAACCTCAACAAGTACGCCGGTCAGATGCGCACACCGGAGAGCGGCGGAAAGGGCCAACTGCTGGACGGCTCACCGTCGTACGTCACGAACGACAAGGCGCTCGTGGCCAATCTGGACCTCGACTACCAGGTCGTCTTCTCGGGTTCCGAGGCGGCGCAGATCACCCAGATCAAGCAGTTCGCGAAGGAGCGCAAGCCGTTCCTCACGTACTGGTACACCCCGCAGTGGCTGTTCGAGAAGGTCCCGATGACGGAGGTGAAGCTGCCCGCGTACAAGGAGGGCTGCGACGCCGACCCGGAGAAGGTCGCCTGCGCGTATCCGCACACGCCGCTCCAGAAGTATCTGAACGCGGACTTCGCGAAGGGCGGTGGCCGCGCGGCGGAGTTGCTGAAGAACTTCCACTGGACGACGGAAGAGCAGAACGAGGTGGCGATGATGATCGCGGACCAGAAGCTCTCGCCGGAGAAGGCGGCGGAGAAGTGGGTGAAGGCGCACGGGGCGACGTGGAAGAAGTGGCTGGGGGAGTGA
- a CDS encoding response regulator transcription factor: MGTPAVDKGPLPIRVAAVDDHPIILYALKATFAETAPDIQLVAVAEDVDALLAQDLPAPPPSVVLLDLRLQDRSETGENVRRLRETGAHVLAYTTEHRPALVRKALDAGAVGLVLKEDAQSKLVEAIRAAHAGETYVSSRLAQQIVSDPRGATRLSKQQHRVLELLARGLPHPQIALLLHITEDTVRTHRKRAIEAYTHEGKSLLDRNSQIVWQAVADGHIDIVPERPESTG; this comes from the coding sequence ATGGGGACACCCGCCGTGGACAAGGGGCCCTTACCCATCCGGGTAGCGGCCGTCGACGACCATCCGATCATTCTGTACGCGCTCAAGGCGACCTTCGCCGAGACCGCCCCCGACATCCAGCTCGTGGCGGTGGCGGAGGATGTGGACGCTCTGCTCGCCCAGGACCTGCCGGCCCCGCCCCCGTCGGTCGTGCTGCTCGATCTGCGGCTCCAGGACCGCAGCGAGACCGGCGAGAACGTACGGCGGCTCCGCGAGACCGGCGCTCATGTCCTCGCCTACACGACCGAACACCGGCCCGCCCTCGTCCGCAAGGCGCTGGACGCCGGGGCCGTCGGGCTGGTGCTCAAGGAGGACGCGCAGAGCAAGCTCGTCGAGGCGATCCGGGCCGCGCACGCGGGCGAGACGTATGTCTCCAGCAGGCTCGCCCAGCAGATCGTGAGCGACCCGCGCGGTGCCACCCGGCTCAGCAAACAGCAGCACCGGGTGCTGGAACTCCTCGCCAGAGGGCTGCCGCACCCGCAGATCGCGCTCTTGCTGCACATCACCGAGGACACCGTCCGTACCCACCGCAAACGGGCCATCGAGGCGTACACCCACGAGGGGAAGAGCCTGCTGGACCGGAACAGCCAGATCGTCTGGCAGGCGGTGGCGGACGGGCACATCGACATCGTCCCCGAGCGGCCGGAATCCACGGGGTGA